From a region of the Triticum aestivum cultivar Chinese Spring chromosome 7D, IWGSC CS RefSeq v2.1, whole genome shotgun sequence genome:
- the LOC123168477 gene encoding germin-like protein 1-3: MGPRQLPTVLLASCATLLALATPLLAGDPDMLQDFCVTDYKSLNGPLRLNGFPCKRPENVTADEFFSAALAFPGNTCNSVGSAVTAANVEKLPGLNTLGVSMSRVDYAPWGVNPPHTHPRATEIIYVLEGSLDVGFVTTAGKLFARAVCKGELFVFPRGLVHYQKNNGGAPAAAISAFNSQLPGTQSLALALFAASPPVPTDVLARALQVDGGVVEAIKSKFPPK, encoded by the exons ATGGGGCCCAGGCAGCTCCCCACCGTCCTCCTCGCCTCCTGCGCCACCCTCCTGGCCCTTGCCACGCCATTGCTCGCCGGCGACCCCGACATGCTCCAGGACTTCTGCGTCACCGACTACAAATCCCTCAACGGCC CATTGCGGTTGAACGGGTTCCCGTGCAAGAGGCCGGAGAACGTTACGGCGGACGAGTTCTTCTCGGCCGCGCTGGCATTCCCGGGCAACACCTGCAACTCGGTCGGCTCCGCGGTGACGGCGGCGAACGTGGAGAAGCTCCCGGGGCTCAACACGCTGGGCGTCTCCATGTCCCGCGTGGACTACGCTCCGTGGGGAGTGAACCCGCCGCACACCCACCCACGTGCCACCGAGATCATCTACGTGCTAGAGGGCTCCCTCGACGTCGGCTTCGTCACCACCGCCGGCAAACTCTTCGCCCGCGCCGTCTGCAAGGGTGAGCTTTTCGTCTTCCCCCGCGGCCTCGTCCACTACCAGAAGAACAACGGTGGCGCGCCGGCCGCCGCAATCTCGGCCTTCAACAGTCAGCTTCCCGGCACGCAGTCCCTTGCCCTAGCGTTGTTCGCAGCCTCACCGCCGGTGCCCACCGACGTGCTGGCCAGGGCGCTCCAGGTCGACGGCGGCGTAGTGGAGGCCATCAAGTCCAAGTTCCCGCCAAAGTaa